A genomic segment from Drosophila willistoni isolate 14030-0811.24 chromosome 2L unlocalized genomic scaffold, UCI_dwil_1.1 Seg168, whole genome shotgun sequence encodes:
- the LOC111518741 gene encoding angiopoietin-related protein 7-like has protein sequence MRRRSVLPLVGLILVLGFQHVISESLLLMDDHGECGFSSDEEDLCASYCHRSMKLGLGYIIELKEKIKILEENQSNSQLSKAVENLQSKIDQQNIQIANINDFITNSVRQKEVEEKAKSQTEIDKYKRQVEQLKKNLENVQRQAAKDKEESLAEQRNRNGEIDNLKEKLATQKSDLDKTVKDLESKKKELEEYQIKEKNSSKKIEELNSKISSLQKKFEESETQLTDSNHLVEKHSLQLSQTNEYLIECRGKLPKPNCKSLSSGIHEIEISGIDPTCVLCEGDVEGGGWIVIHKRFDGSVDFNRTWTEYRNGFGNKEGNFYIGLENLHRITNSQTYKLYVQLEYHNGTFEFASYDNFRIGNETTKYKLESLGEFKGTAKDAMHYNLKQAFSSYDQDNDHSFVDCAQGQGAWWYNYCGYIYLNAKYFNREVQDCSSMSWWDCISLKSVQMLIRPR, from the exons CAGCATGTAATCTCAGAATCTCTTCTATTAATGGATGATCACGGG GAGTGTGGATTCTCCAGTGACGAGGAAGATTTGTGTGCCTCATATTGCCATAGGTCCATGAAACTCGGTCTAGGTTACATTATTgagttgaaagaaaaaatcaaaatactcGAAGAGAATCAATCAAATAGTCAGCTAAGCAAAGCAGTTGAGAATttgcaaagtaaaattgatcaACAGAATATACAGATAGCTAATATTAACGATTTTATCACAAACTCAGTCAGGCAGAAAGAGGTGGAAGAGAAAGCCAAATCTCAAACTGAGATAGACAAATATAAGAGACAAGTAGAACAATTGAAAAAGAATTTAGAAAATGTTCAACGTCAAGCAGCAAAAGATAAGGAAGAAAGCTTAGCTGAacaaagaaatagaaatggaGAAATAGACaatctaaaagaaaaattagctACCCAAAAATCAGATTTAGATAAAACAGTTAAAGACCTCGAGTCGAAAAAGAAGGAATTGGAAGAATATCAGATTAAGGAAAAGAATTCCAGCAAGAAAATTGAAGaattaaattctaaaatctcATCCTTACAGAAAAAGTTTGAAGAATCTGAAACTCAGTTAACTGATTCGAATCATTTAGTTGAAAAACATTCCCTACAACTAAGCCAAACTAATGAATATTTAATCGAGTGTCGGGGAAAACTACCAAAACCAAATTGCAAAAGCCTCTCCTCGGGAATtcatgaaattgaaatttccgGGATTGATCCGACTTGCGTTCTCTGCGAGGGAGATGTAGAAGGTGGTGGATGGATAGTCATTCATAAACGATTTGATGGCAGCGTAGACTTTAATAGAACTTGGACTGAGTATCGTAATGGGTTCGGAAATAAGGAGGGAAATTTTTACATTGGTCTGGAGAATTTGCATCGTATTACCAATTCCCAAACCTATAAACTTTATGTCCAATTGGAATATCACAATGGAACTTTCGAATTTGCTAGTTATGATAATTTTAGAATTGGCAACGAAACCACGAAATATAAATTGGAGTCGTTAGGAGAGTTTAAAGGAACAGCTAAGGATGCTATGCATTACAATTTAAAGCAAGCATTTTCCAGTTATGATCAAGATAATGATCATTCGTTTGTTGATTGTGCTCAAGGGCAAGGAGCATGGTGGTATAATTATTGTGGCTATAT CTACCTCAAcgcaaaatatttcaatagaGAAGTCCAGGATTGTTCAAGTATGAGCTGGTGGGACTGTATTTCTCTCAAATCTGTCCAGATGCTTATCCGGCCTAGATAA